The DNA window GGCTTGTCATGGCTGTTGCCATTGTTGCAAAAGCCCCCGGGTGGTTTTGCGAGTATTTGAAGTATAAAGCAAAAATGCCTCCGAAAATAAGTACATCTACCGCGTAGTGGAAAATTACAAAAGACACTCTCGGCAAATCTTTTGCGAGTATAAATATAGCAAGGGCGGAAAGCCACCCCGCCAGGGTAATAATAAAAATTGTTATAGTTTGTACCATAAAATTTATTTATATTTATTTTTATAATAACTCACTTTATACAAAAACTAAAATGCATGTTTGGTGAATTTTTTTGAACTTGTTTGAGTTCAGCAGTATTTTAATGTAAAATCAACAACATGATACAACAAGAAGCTCTGGAGATTTTAAAAATGGGACACAGCGCATTCCTTACGGGGCAGGCGGGAAGCGGAAAGACTCATGTGTTAAACCAATACGTGGATTTTTTGAAGGAAAAGGATGCAAGTGTCGGCATTACAGCATCTACCGGAATAGCGGCTACCCACATTAACGGGATAACTCTGCACTCATGGACGGGCATGGGTATTTTGGACGATCTTACAAAAAAAGACATAGAGCGCATATTAAGAAAAAAACACCTGAATAAGCGGCTGAAAAATACACAAGTACTTGTGATAGATGAGATATCAATGCTTTCTGCCGCGCAGCTTGATGTCGCCGACCGCATTATTAGGGCATTTAGGGATAACGACGAACCTTTTGGCGGAATGCAGGTTGTTTTTTGCGGCGACTTTTTTCAGTTGCCCCCAATATCGCGCAACAATTATACTGATGGAGTACCTTTTGCGTACAAGAGCCGGGCATGGCAGGAACTTAACCCAAAAGTCTGCTATCTTGCGGAGCAGTTTCGCCATGAAGAGGGAGACCTTATTTCCGTACTGGATGCGATAAGAACGGGTGAGGTAACGGAAGATACTTTAGAACTTTTGCGCGGGCGTTATAGGGCGCGAATAAAAGGAACGCCGGAAGTTACAAAACTTTATACTCACAACGCGAATGTAGACAATATAAATAATAAACACCTCAAGGATCTTTTAGGAGAGAGCAGAGCTTTTTATATGCAAAGCTCAGGGTCGCGCAATTTGGCGGAAATTTTGGGCCGCAATCTTTTAGCGCCGGAAGAGCTGGAGCTTAAAAAGGATGCCTTGGTGATGTTTGTAAAGAACAATTTTGAAAAAGGATACGCTAACGGAACACTAGGCCGTGTTACTGAATTTAGTGATGGTCTGCCGATTGTAGAGACTAAGCAGGGCGAACTCATAGAAGTGCTTCCTGAAAAATGGAGTATTGAAGAAGATGGAAAAACAAAAGCGCAGGTTGAACAGCTTCCTTTGCGCCTTGCCTGGGCGATAACTATACACAAAAGCCAGGGAATGACTCTGGATGCGGCTGAAATTGATCTTTCCAGGTCGTTTGAACCCGGCATGGGTTATGTCGCTCTTTCCCGCGTCCGTTCCCTTGATGGCATACGCTTGATGGGTATAAACGATGTAGCACTCAGTGTTAATACAGAGGTTTTGGAAATGG is part of the Candidatus Spechtbacterales bacterium genome and encodes:
- a CDS encoding helix-turn-helix domain-containing protein; this encodes MIQQEALEILKMGHSAFLTGQAGSGKTHVLNQYVDFLKEKDASVGITASTGIAATHINGITLHSWTGMGILDDLTKKDIERILRKKHLNKRLKNTQVLVIDEISMLSAAQLDVADRIIRAFRDNDEPFGGMQVVFCGDFFQLPPISRNNYTDGVPFAYKSRAWQELNPKVCYLAEQFRHEEGDLISVLDAIRTGEVTEDTLELLRGRYRARIKGTPEVTKLYTHNANVDNINNKHLKDLLGESRAFYMQSSGSRNLAEILGRNLLAPEELELKKDALVMFVKNNFEKGYANGTLGRVTEFSDGLPIVETKQGELIEVLPEKWSIEEDGKTKAQVEQLPLRLAWAITIHKSQGMTLDAAEIDLSRSFEPGMGYVALSRVRSLDGIRLMGINDVALSVNTEVLEMDAKFKELSQKEIIELDRLSEYEKQKKLERWEGSTKGTAKKVDTKEETRRLISAGKTIKQIAGERSLTEGTIISHVEKLLETGEDLDISHLNTIPVERFDAMREAFSDKDNPEMHLSPARQKLGNEYSYDELRLARLFLMRDKK